From the Burkholderia glumae LMG 2196 = ATCC 33617 genome, one window contains:
- a CDS encoding response regulator transcription factor → MSKILTIEDDVLIADSITRQLQAEGHTVDLARTGRDGIAKVMAGDYDAVTLDRMLPDLDGLAILATMRGVGLDTPVLVMSAMSEVDQRIAGLRAGGDDYLVKPFSLAEMVARLEVLMRRRPRSAHADTVLRAGGIELDLVRRRASLGARELQLLPTEFRVLEFMMRHAGRVLTRTMIFEGVWGCRFDPGTNLIDVHVGRLRRKINRPGEAPLIRTIRGAGYLLG, encoded by the coding sequence ATGTCGAAGATCCTGACGATCGAGGACGATGTCCTGATCGCCGACAGCATCACGCGCCAGCTGCAGGCCGAGGGCCATACGGTGGACCTCGCGCGCACCGGCCGCGACGGCATCGCCAAGGTGATGGCGGGCGACTACGACGCGGTCACGCTCGACCGCATGCTGCCGGACCTCGACGGGCTCGCGATCCTCGCCACCATGCGCGGCGTCGGGCTCGACACGCCGGTGCTGGTGATGAGCGCGATGTCGGAAGTGGACCAGCGCATCGCGGGCCTGCGCGCCGGCGGCGACGACTATCTGGTCAAGCCGTTCTCGCTGGCCGAGATGGTGGCGCGGCTCGAGGTGCTGATGCGCCGCCGCCCGCGCAGCGCCCATGCCGACACGGTGCTGCGCGCTGGCGGCATCGAGCTCGACCTCGTCCGGCGCCGCGCCTCGCTCGGCGCGCGCGAGCTGCAACTGCTGCCCACCGAGTTCCGCGTGCTCGAATTCATGATGCGCCACGCGGGCCGCGTGCTCACGCGCACCATGATCTTCGAGGGGGTATGGGGCTGCCGGTTCGATCCCGGCACCAACCTGATCGACGTCCACGTCGGCCGCCTGCGCCGCAAGATCAACCGCCCCGGCGAAGCCCCGCTGATCCGCACCATCCGCGGCGCGGGCTACCTGCTCGGCTGA
- a CDS encoding DUF779 domain-containing protein, whose amino-acid sequence MSDLPPRVIATDEARQLIDALSRRHGALMFHQSGGCCDGSAPMCLAQGELILGEADICLGTIGGVSFHMHEAQYAAWRHLQLIVDAVPGKAGMFSLEGPTGWRFVTRSRPFTADELRRLAPASD is encoded by the coding sequence ATGTCCGATTTACCGCCGCGCGTGATCGCCACCGACGAGGCGCGCCAGCTCATCGACGCGCTGAGCCGCCGCCACGGCGCGCTGATGTTCCATCAGTCGGGCGGCTGCTGCGACGGCAGCGCGCCGATGTGCCTCGCGCAGGGCGAGCTGATCCTCGGCGAGGCCGACATCTGCCTCGGCACCATCGGCGGCGTGTCGTTCCACATGCACGAGGCGCAGTACGCGGCCTGGCGGCACCTGCAGCTGATCGTCGACGCGGTGCCCGGCAAGGCCGGCATGTTCTCGCTGGAGGGGCCGACCGGCTGGCGCTTCGTCACGCGCTCGCGGCCGTTCACCGCCGACGAGCTGCGGCGGCTGGCACCGGCCTCGGACTGA
- a CDS encoding lysozyme inhibitor LprI family protein — protein sequence MPPFTVARAFFISVITNGRHGTPICASRALREQDVEMAVRFEMLTGLVAMGTRGDMQDAQQAWRQRRAACGASRTCLAAAYRDRIAALEPQDQQLKSRGPFRSGHGAAVPPALSPRPVPAAAARRR from the coding sequence TTGCCGCCGTTCACCGTGGCGCGCGCCTTCTTCATCAGCGTCATCACGAACGGCAGGCACGGCACGCCGATCTGCGCATCGCGCGCGCTCCGCGAACAGGACGTGGAGATGGCGGTGCGCTTCGAAATGCTGACGGGGCTGGTGGCGATGGGCACGCGCGGCGACATGCAGGACGCGCAGCAGGCCTGGCGGCAGCGCCGCGCGGCATGCGGCGCCTCGCGCACCTGTCTCGCGGCCGCCTATCGCGACCGCATCGCCGCGCTCGAGCCGCAAGACCAGCAGCTGAAAAGCCGCGGGCCGTTCCGAAGCGGGCACGGCGCGGCCGTGCCTCCCGCGCTCAGTCCGAGGCCGGTGCCAGCCGCCGCAGCTCGTCGGCGGTGA
- a CDS encoding GNAT family N-acetyltransferase yields the protein MNQSWLVRYAAPEDFDAWLPLWDGYNAFYGRAGATALPREITDLTWRRFFDGYEPMHAMVAESAGRLVGLVHFLYHRHTTLAGPICYLQDLFTLEATRGKGVGRALIEAVYAQAKRDGAERVYWQTHETNQTAMRLYDRVAEKSGFLVYRHAL from the coding sequence GTGAATCAATCATGGTTGGTCCGTTACGCCGCGCCGGAGGATTTCGATGCGTGGCTGCCGCTCTGGGACGGCTACAACGCGTTCTACGGGCGCGCGGGCGCCACGGCGCTGCCGCGCGAGATCACCGATCTCACCTGGCGCCGCTTCTTCGACGGCTACGAGCCGATGCACGCGATGGTGGCCGAATCGGCGGGCCGGCTCGTCGGGCTCGTGCACTTTCTCTACCATCGCCACACCACCCTGGCCGGCCCGATCTGCTACCTGCAGGATCTGTTCACGCTGGAAGCGACGCGCGGCAAGGGCGTGGGCCGCGCGCTGATCGAGGCCGTCTACGCGCAGGCGAAGCGCGACGGCGCCGAGCGCGTCTACTGGCAGACGCACGAAACCAACCAGACGGCGATGCGGCTCTACGATCGGGTCGCCGAGAAGTCCGGCTTCCTCGTCTACCGGCACGCGCTGTAG
- a CDS encoding LysR family transcriptional regulator → MNQLQAMRVFTRVVDLASFNLAARQLGMSAAAVTRSVGMLEAHLNMRLLNRTTRSLSLTEAGREYLEGCRVIIEKLEEIESNLVRASREPRGTLRIAASMCFAAAGLGELLAAYRAQHPRVGFDVTTFDTHVDMVEGGYDVCFADDRRLASATLVSRPLTTVREVVVASPAYLARHGRPAVPAALNEHSLLTVSDGAARNWEFTDGDALCRIVTGHALAASGSAMVRLAALAHLGVALLPEPLVAGDLVRGELVALLEGYPVNGGPRGISILYPGRHYLSMKVRSFVDFAVGRYRGADRAAPLRAVA, encoded by the coding sequence ATGAACCAGCTCCAGGCCATGCGCGTCTTCACGCGCGTCGTCGATCTCGCAAGCTTCAACCTCGCGGCCCGGCAGCTCGGCATGTCGGCCGCCGCCGTCACGCGCAGCGTGGGCATGCTCGAGGCGCACCTCAACATGCGCCTGCTGAACCGCACCACGCGCAGCCTGTCGCTGACCGAGGCGGGCCGCGAGTATCTGGAGGGCTGCCGCGTGATCATCGAGAAGCTCGAAGAGATCGAGTCGAACCTGGTGCGCGCCTCGCGCGAGCCGCGCGGCACGCTGCGCATCGCCGCGTCGATGTGCTTCGCCGCGGCGGGCCTCGGCGAGCTGCTGGCCGCCTACCGCGCCCAGCATCCGCGCGTGGGCTTCGACGTGACCACCTTCGACACGCACGTCGACATGGTGGAGGGCGGCTACGACGTCTGCTTCGCGGACGATCGCCGGCTGGCCAGCGCCACGCTGGTGTCGCGGCCGCTCACCACGGTGCGCGAGGTGGTGGTGGCCTCGCCCGCCTATCTGGCGCGCCACGGGCGCCCGGCCGTGCCCGCCGCGCTCAACGAGCACAGCCTGCTGACGGTCTCGGACGGCGCCGCGCGCAACTGGGAATTCACCGACGGCGACGCACTCTGCCGCATCGTCACCGGCCACGCGCTCGCCGCCAGCGGCAGCGCGATGGTGCGCCTGGCCGCGCTCGCCCACCTGGGCGTGGCGCTGCTGCCCGAGCCGCTGGTGGCGGGCGACCTCGTGCGCGGCGAGCTGGTCGCGCTGCTCGAGGGCTACCCGGTCAACGGCGGGCCGCGCGGCATCTCGATCCTCTACCCGGGGCGCCACTACCTCTCCATGAAGGTGCGCAGCTTCGTCGATTTCGCGGTGGGCCGCTATCGCGGCGCCGACCGCGCCGCGCCGCTGCGCGCCGTCGCCTGA
- a CDS encoding efflux RND transporter permease subunit yields the protein MLKIVRLALVRPYTFIVLALVILLAGPLAAFRTPTDIFPDIRIPVISVVWNYAGLQPDEMSGRIITYYERALGTTVNDIQHIESQSYRSFGIVKIFFQPSVDIRTATAQVTSISQTVLKQMPPGTTPPQILNYNASTVPVLQIALTSNTLDEQKLEDYAENFIRPQLLSVPGVAIPTPYGGKAREVQIDLDPQALQAKGLSAQDVAHALAQQNQIIPAGTEKIGRFEYNIKLNNSPRALGTLNALPIKSVGGTTIAIRDVAHVRDGFPPQSNIVRVDGHRAVLMSILKNGSASTLDIIAGVKARLPLIEQTLPPGLKLVMMGDQSAFVKGAVSGVAREGVIAAALTSLMILLFLGSWRSTLIIAASIPLAVLSAIALLAATGETLNVMTLGGLALAVGILVDDATVTIENVNWHLEQGKDTRSAILDGARQIVMPALVALLCICIVFVPMLMLDGISRFLFVPMAKAVIFAMVSSFVLSRTFVPMLAQYLLKPHASGGHASGEMAAIMDPHDGRRPAPAARNPLVRFQRAFEHRFERVRASYRVLLGLALTRRTPFVAGFLGVVAASFLLAPWLGRNFFPTIDSGEISLHVRAPVGTRVEETAAEFDHIEQAIRGVIPPAQLGEMIDNIGLPKSGINLSYNNSGTLGPQDGDILISLTGGHAPTAGYVRKLRELLPRAFAGTTFAFLPADIVSQILNFGAPAPVDLQVAGPNRAANLRYARELYRRIRLIPGVADARIQQASTYPQFTVAVDRTRADQLGITEQDVTNSVVASLAGTSQVDPTYWLNPKNGVSYPIVAQTPQYRMTSLSALRNLPVTGANGQSQLLGGLATITRGVGDAVVSHYNIDPLFDIYATTQGRDLGAVASDIDTIVKDTAHDLPKGSTVTLRGQVQTMNDAFTGLLLGLAGAIALIYLLIVVNFHSWADAFVIVSALPAALAGIVWMLFVTHTPLSVPALTGAILCMGVATANSILVVSFARERLAATGNALAAALEAGFTRFRPVLMTALAMIIGMAPMALGLGDGGEQNAPLGRAVIGGLACATLATLFFVPVVFSLVHRRDAPRHDASRASSSSASGANHVH from the coding sequence ATGCTGAAAATCGTCCGGCTCGCCCTTGTCCGGCCCTACACGTTCATCGTGCTGGCGCTCGTGATCCTGCTGGCTGGCCCGCTCGCGGCATTTCGCACGCCCACCGACATCTTCCCGGACATCCGCATCCCGGTGATCAGCGTGGTCTGGAACTACGCCGGCCTGCAGCCGGACGAGATGTCCGGGCGCATCATCACCTATTACGAACGCGCGCTCGGCACCACCGTCAACGACATTCAGCACATCGAATCGCAGTCGTACCGCAGCTTCGGCATCGTCAAGATCTTCTTCCAGCCCAGCGTCGACATCCGCACCGCCACGGCGCAGGTCACCTCGATCTCGCAGACCGTGCTCAAGCAGATGCCGCCCGGCACCACCCCGCCGCAGATCCTCAACTACAACGCCTCGACCGTGCCGGTGCTGCAGATCGCGCTGACCAGCAACACGCTCGACGAGCAGAAGCTCGAGGACTACGCCGAGAACTTCATCCGCCCGCAGCTGCTGTCGGTGCCGGGCGTGGCGATCCCCACGCCTTACGGCGGCAAGGCCCGCGAGGTGCAGATCGACCTCGACCCGCAGGCGCTGCAGGCGAAGGGCCTCTCGGCGCAGGACGTGGCGCACGCGCTCGCGCAGCAGAACCAGATCATCCCGGCCGGCACCGAGAAGATCGGCCGCTTCGAATACAACATCAAGCTCAACAACAGCCCGCGCGCGCTCGGCACGCTCAACGCGCTGCCGATCAAGTCGGTGGGCGGCACCACCATCGCGATCCGCGACGTCGCGCACGTGCGCGACGGCTTCCCGCCGCAGTCGAACATCGTGCGCGTGGACGGCCATCGCGCGGTGCTGATGAGCATCCTGAAGAACGGCTCGGCCTCCACGCTCGACATCATCGCCGGCGTGAAGGCCAGGCTGCCGCTGATCGAGCAGACCCTGCCGCCGGGCCTGAAGCTCGTCATGATGGGCGACCAGTCCGCCTTCGTGAAGGGCGCCGTGAGCGGCGTGGCGCGCGAGGGCGTCATCGCGGCGGCGCTCACCTCGCTGATGATCCTGCTGTTTCTCGGCAGCTGGCGCTCCACGCTGATCATCGCCGCCTCGATCCCGCTCGCGGTGCTCTCGGCCATCGCGCTGCTGGCCGCCACCGGCGAGACGCTGAACGTGATGACGCTGGGCGGCCTCGCGCTGGCGGTGGGGATCCTGGTGGACGACGCCACCGTGACCATCGAGAACGTCAACTGGCACCTGGAGCAGGGCAAGGACACGCGCAGCGCGATCCTCGACGGCGCGCGGCAGATCGTGATGCCGGCGCTGGTCGCGCTGCTGTGCATCTGCATCGTGTTCGTGCCGATGCTGATGCTCGACGGCATCTCGCGCTTCCTGTTCGTGCCGATGGCCAAGGCGGTGATCTTCGCGATGGTGTCGTCGTTCGTGCTGTCGCGTACCTTCGTGCCGATGCTCGCGCAGTACCTGCTCAAGCCGCACGCCTCGGGCGGCCACGCCTCGGGCGAGATGGCCGCGATCATGGACCCGCACGACGGGCGCCGCCCGGCGCCGGCCGCGCGCAACCCGCTGGTGCGCTTCCAGCGCGCCTTCGAGCACCGCTTCGAGCGCGTGCGCGCCTCGTACCGGGTCCTGCTCGGGCTCGCGCTCACGCGCCGCACGCCGTTCGTGGCCGGCTTCCTCGGCGTGGTGGCCGCCTCCTTCCTGCTCGCGCCGTGGCTCGGCCGCAACTTCTTCCCGACCATCGACTCGGGCGAGATCTCGCTGCACGTGCGCGCGCCGGTGGGCACGCGCGTCGAGGAGACCGCCGCCGAGTTCGACCACATCGAGCAGGCGATCCGCGGCGTGATCCCGCCCGCGCAACTGGGCGAGATGATCGACAACATCGGCCTGCCCAAGAGCGGCATCAACCTGAGCTACAACAACAGCGGCACGCTCGGGCCGCAGGACGGCGACATCCTGATCTCGCTGACCGGCGGCCACGCCCCCACCGCCGGCTACGTGCGCAAGCTGCGCGAGCTGCTGCCGCGCGCGTTTGCCGGCACCACCTTCGCGTTCCTGCCGGCCGACATCGTCAGCCAGATCCTGAACTTCGGCGCGCCCGCGCCCGTCGACCTGCAGGTGGCCGGCCCCAACCGGGCCGCCAACCTGCGCTACGCGCGCGAGCTGTATCGCAGGATCCGGCTGATCCCGGGCGTGGCCGACGCGCGCATCCAGCAGGCCAGCACCTATCCGCAGTTCACGGTGGCCGTCGACCGCACCCGCGCCGACCAGCTCGGCATCACCGAGCAGGACGTGACGAACTCGGTGGTGGCGAGCCTGGCCGGCACCAGCCAGGTCGATCCGACCTACTGGCTCAACCCGAAGAACGGCGTGTCCTACCCGATCGTCGCGCAGACCCCGCAATACCGGATGACCTCGCTCTCGGCGCTGCGGAACCTGCCCGTGACCGGCGCGAACGGCCAGTCGCAGCTGCTCGGCGGCCTCGCCACGATCACCCGCGGCGTCGGCGACGCGGTGGTCTCGCACTACAACATCGATCCGCTGTTCGACATCTACGCCACCACCCAGGGCCGCGACCTCGGCGCGGTGGCGAGCGACATCGACACGATCGTGAAGGACACCGCGCACGACCTGCCCAAGGGCTCCACCGTCACGCTGCGCGGCCAGGTGCAGACCATGAACGATGCGTTCACCGGCCTGCTGCTCGGTCTCGCCGGCGCGATCGCGCTGATCTACCTGCTGATCGTGGTGAACTTCCACTCGTGGGCCGACGCGTTCGTGATCGTCTCGGCGCTGCCCGCCGCGCTGGCCGGCATCGTCTGGATGCTGTTCGTCACCCACACGCCGCTGTCGGTGCCCGCGCTGACGGGCGCGATCCTCTGCATGGGGGTGGCCACCGCGAACTCGATCCTGGTGGTCAGCTTCGCGCGCGAGCGGCTCGCGGCCACCGGCAACGCGCTCGCGGCGGCGCTGGAGGCCGGCTTCACGCGCTTCCGTCCGGTGCTGATGACCGCGCTCGCGATGATCATCGGCATGGCGCCGATGGCGCTCGGCCTCGGCGACGGCGGCGAGCAGAACGCACCGCTGGGCCGCGCCGTGATCGGCGGCCTCGCCTGCGCCACGCTGGCGACGCTGTTCTTCGTTCCCGTCGTGTTCAGCCTGGTGCATCGGCGCGATGCGCCCCGGCACGACGCATCCCGCGCCTCTTCCTCTTCCGCGTCCGGAGCCAACCATGTCCACTGA
- a CDS encoding efflux RND transporter periplasmic adaptor subunit produces MSTEIEIKSPKRLPNLKLVAALAALVAVGIVTTGIVGRIHAKQEMAAWSAAQAVPTVAAYLPSRGGAGTTLVLPGHLSAFENAPIHAQVSGYLHAWYADIGTHVKAGQLLGLIDTPELDAQLQQARADLRSSLADEKLAATTAARWTRMLQQDSVSQQETDEKTSDLAAKQAMVAANQANVRRLEALEAFKRIVAPFDGVVTARQTDIGQLISAGQGTGPELFAVSDIHQLRVYVSVPQNEAGSIRPGMSATLTVPGRPGETFAAKLVDTDDSIAGTTGTLLVQLMVDNRDGRLIPGEYTEVHFTLPDDPHLMTIPASSLIFRRDGLQVAVVGHDDRAELRHVTIATDLGTRVRIASGLGPDDRVIDNPPDSLASGDPVRLAAPAATLASARPAASQTEQSHG; encoded by the coding sequence ATGTCCACTGAGATCGAAATCAAGTCGCCGAAACGGCTGCCCAACCTCAAGCTCGTCGCCGCCTTGGCCGCCTTGGTCGCCGTCGGCATCGTCACCACCGGCATCGTCGGCCGGATCCATGCCAAGCAGGAGATGGCGGCCTGGTCCGCCGCCCAGGCGGTGCCCACGGTGGCCGCCTACCTGCCCTCGCGCGGCGGCGCCGGCACCACGCTGGTGCTGCCGGGCCACCTGTCGGCGTTCGAGAACGCGCCGATCCATGCGCAGGTGTCGGGCTACCTGCATGCCTGGTACGCCGACATCGGCACGCACGTGAAGGCCGGCCAGCTGCTCGGCCTGATCGACACGCCCGAGCTCGACGCGCAGCTGCAGCAGGCCCGCGCCGACCTGCGCAGCTCGCTCGCCGACGAGAAGCTGGCCGCCACCACCGCCGCGCGCTGGACCCGGATGCTGCAGCAGGATTCGGTCTCGCAGCAGGAGACCGACGAGAAGACCAGCGACCTCGCCGCCAAGCAGGCGATGGTCGCCGCGAACCAGGCCAACGTGCGGCGCCTGGAGGCGCTCGAGGCGTTCAAGCGCATCGTCGCGCCGTTCGACGGGGTGGTCACGGCGCGCCAGACCGATATCGGCCAGCTGATCTCGGCGGGCCAGGGCACCGGCCCGGAGCTCTTTGCGGTGTCCGACATCCACCAGCTGCGCGTCTACGTGAGCGTGCCGCAGAACGAGGCCGGCTCGATCCGGCCCGGCATGAGCGCGACGCTGACCGTGCCGGGGCGCCCCGGCGAGACCTTCGCGGCGAAGCTGGTGGACACCGACGATTCGATCGCCGGCACCACCGGCACGCTGCTCGTGCAGTTGATGGTGGACAACCGCGACGGCCGGCTGATCCCCGGCGAATACACCGAGGTCCACTTCACGCTGCCCGACGACCCGCACCTGATGACGATCCCGGCCAGCTCGCTGATCTTCCGCCGCGACGGCCTGCAGGTGGCGGTGGTCGGCCACGACGATCGCGCCGAACTGCGGCACGTGACGATCGCCACCGATCTCGGCACCAGGGTGCGCATCGCCAGCGGGCTTGGCCCCGACGATCGCGTGATCGACAACCCGCCCGACTCGCTCGCCTCGGGCGATCCGGTCCGGCTCGCCGCGCCCGCCGCCACGCTCGCCTCGGCCAGGCCCGCGGCATCGCAGACGGAGCAATCGCATGGCTAA
- the argG gene encoding argininosuccinate synthase has product MTTILESLPTGQKVGIAFSGGLDTSAALHWMRIKGAVPYAYTANLGQPDESDYDSIPQRAREYGAENARLIDCRAQLVAEGIAALQSGAFHISTAGVTYFNTTPIGRAVTGTMLVAAMKEDGVNIWGDGSTYKGNDIERFYRYGLLVNPDLKIYKPWLDQQFIDELGGRAEMSEFMSKAGFGYKMSAEKAYSTDSNLLGATHEAKDLESLESGIKIVNPIMGVAFWRDDVKIAAETVTVRFEEGRPVALNGVEFSDQVELLLEANRIGGRHGLGMSDQIENRIIEAKSRGIYEAPGLALLYIAYERLVTGIHNEDTIEQYRESGRRLGRLLYQGRWFDPQAIMLRETAQRWVARAVTGEVQIELRRGNDYSILSTKSPNLTYAPERLSMEKVASTFSPRDRIGQLTMRNLDITDTRDKLRVYSQVGLLTPGEASALPQIRQDKDGE; this is encoded by the coding sequence ATGACCACGATTCTTGAAAGTCTTCCGACCGGCCAGAAGGTCGGCATCGCGTTCTCCGGCGGGCTCGACACGAGCGCCGCGCTGCACTGGATGCGGATCAAGGGCGCCGTGCCGTATGCCTACACGGCCAACCTGGGCCAGCCCGACGAATCCGACTACGACTCGATCCCGCAGCGCGCGCGCGAATACGGCGCCGAGAACGCGCGCCTGATCGACTGCCGCGCGCAGCTCGTCGCCGAAGGCATCGCCGCGCTGCAATCGGGCGCGTTCCACATCTCGACGGCCGGCGTCACTTATTTCAATACGACCCCGATTGGCCGTGCCGTGACCGGCACGATGCTGGTGGCGGCGATGAAGGAAGACGGCGTCAACATCTGGGGCGATGGCAGCACCTACAAGGGCAACGACATCGAGCGCTTCTACCGGTACGGCCTGCTCGTCAATCCGGACCTGAAGATCTACAAGCCGTGGCTCGACCAGCAGTTCATCGACGAGCTGGGCGGCCGCGCGGAAATGTCCGAATTCATGAGCAAGGCCGGCTTCGGCTACAAGATGTCGGCCGAGAAGGCCTATTCGACCGATTCGAACCTGCTCGGCGCCACCCACGAGGCGAAGGATCTCGAAAGCCTCGAGAGCGGCATCAAGATCGTCAACCCGATCATGGGCGTGGCATTCTGGCGCGATGACGTGAAGATCGCCGCCGAAACCGTCACGGTGCGCTTCGAGGAAGGCCGTCCGGTGGCGCTCAACGGCGTGGAGTTCAGCGACCAGGTCGAGCTGCTGCTCGAGGCGAACCGGATCGGCGGGCGCCACGGCCTGGGCATGAGCGACCAGATCGAGAACCGCATCATCGAGGCCAAGAGCCGCGGCATCTACGAGGCCCCGGGCCTCGCGCTGCTCTACATCGCCTACGAGCGGCTCGTCACCGGCATCCACAACGAGGACACCATCGAGCAGTACCGCGAGAGCGGCCGCCGGCTCGGCCGCCTGCTGTACCAAGGCCGCTGGTTCGATCCGCAGGCGATCATGCTGCGCGAGACGGCGCAGCGCTGGGTGGCGCGCGCCGTCACGGGCGAGGTCCAGATCGAGCTGCGCCGCGGCAACGACTATTCGATCCTGAGCACGAAGTCGCCGAACCTGACCTACGCGCCCGAGCGCCTGTCGATGGAGAAGGTCGCCTCGACGTTCTCGCCGCGCGACCGGATCGGCCAGCTGACGATGCGCAATCTCGACATCACCGATACGCGCGACAAGCTGCGCGTGTACTCGCAGGTCGGGCTGCTGACGCCGGGCGAGGCCTCGGCACTGCCGCAGATCCGTCAGGACAAGGACGGCGAGTAA